A single genomic interval of Rhododendron vialii isolate Sample 1 chromosome 3a, ASM3025357v1 harbors:
- the LOC131319213 gene encoding uncharacterized protein LOC131319213 isoform X1, with translation MTSQLEPWAQLGDKVVMVTGASSGIGRELCLDLANSGCRIVTAARRVDRLESLCDEINRLPGSAGSTPSQLVPRAMAVELDVSADGPAIEAAVRRAWAAFGAIDALINNAGVRGSVKSALDLSEDEWNSTVKTNLTGTWLVSKYVCSRMRDAKKGGSVINISSIGGLNRGHLPGSLAYSSSKVAVNLMTKMMAIELGAHNIRVNSISPGLFLSEITENLFRREWLKNVEMRTVPLRDHGTTNPALTSLVRYLIHDSSEYISGNIYIVDAGVTLPGVPIFSSL, from the exons aTGACGAGCCAGCTTGAGCCATGGGCCCAATTGGGCGACAAGGTGGTGATGGTCACCGGCGCGTCGTCGGGCATAGGCCGGGAATTGTGTCTCGACCTTGCGAATTCCGGCTGCAGGATCGTCACCGCGGCTCGCCGGGTCGACCGGCTCGAGTCGCTCTGCGACGAAATAAACCGGCTGCCCGGGTCGGCCGGGTCGACCCCGAGTCAGCTTGTGCCGCGGGCCATGGCGGTGGAGCTCGACGTGAGTGCCGACGGGCCGGCAATCGAGGCGGCGGTGCGGAGGGCTTGGGCCGCGTTTGGGGCCATTGATGCCCTTATCAACAACGCTGGTGTCAGGG GTAGCGTGAAATCTGCATTGGATTTATCGGAGGATGAGTGGAACAGTACAGTTAAAACAAACTTGACAGGAACATGGTTGGTGTCAAAGTATGTTTGCTCGCGGATGCGTGATGCTAAAAAGGGAGGATCAGTCATCAATATTTCCTCTATTGGTGGTCTTAACCGTGGGCATTTACCGGGCAGTCTAGCATATAGTTCTTCAAAGGTAGCCGTAAACCTGATGACAAAG ATGATGGCGATAGAACTTGGGGCACACAACATCAGAGTGAACTCGATTTCTCCTGGACTCTTCCTGTCTGAGATCACGGAGAATCTTTTCCGGAGAGAATGGTTGAAAAATGTGGAAATGAGAACTGTCCCTCTAAGAGACCATGGCACAACAAACCCAGCACTGACGTCGCTCGTACGATACTTGATCCACGACTCTTCAGAGTACATTTCTGGCAACATTTACATTGTTGATGCTGGTGTTACCTTACCGGGTGTCCCGATTTTTTCCTCGCTTTGA
- the LOC131321401 gene encoding uncharacterized protein LOC131321401, protein MTNQLEPWAQLGDKVVMVTGASSGIGREFCLDLARSGCRIVAAARRLDRLESLCGEINRLPHSGTGSPHGRRAAAVELDVGADGPVVEAAVQRAWDAFGTIDVLINNAGVSGSVKPLSDSSEEEWNSIFKINLTGTWLVSKYVCSQMCDAKKGGSVINISSIGGLNRGLLPVSYAYCSSKAAVNTLTKKMALELGAHNIRVNSIAPGLFKSEITEGLIQQDWLKNVALRSVPLRTFGTSDPALTSLVRYLIHDSSGYVSGNIFIVDAGTTLPGIPIFSSL, encoded by the exons ATGACGAACCAGCTGGAGCCATGGGCCCAATTGGGCGACAAAGTGGTGATGGTCACCGGTGCGTCGTCGGGCATAGGCCGGGAGTTCTGCCTCGACCTTGCCAGATCCGGCTGCAGGATCGTCGCCGCGGCTCGCCGACTCGACCGGCTCGAGTCCCTCTGCGGCGAAATAAACCGGCTCCCCCACTCCGGCACCGGGTCGCCCCACGGTCGACGGGCGGCGGCGGTGGAGCTCGACGTTGGCGCCGACGGGCCCGTCGTCGAGGCGGCCGTGCAGAGGGCTTGGGATGCGTTTGGGACCATTGATGTTCTTATCAACAATGCTGGTGTTTCAG GAAGCGTGAAACCTCTGTCGGATTCATCGGAGGAGGAGTGGAATAGTATATTTAAAATAAACTTGACAGGAACATGGTTGGTGTCAAAGTATGTTTGCTCGCAGATGTGTGATGCTAAGAAGGGAGGGTCAGTCATCAATATTTCTTCTATTGGTGGTCTTAACCGTGGGCTGTTACCAGTGAGTTATGCATATTGTTCTTCGAAGGCAGCAGTAAACACGCTGACAAAG AAGATGGCGCTGGAACTTGGGGCACACAACATCAGAGTGAACTCAATTGCTCCTGGACTTTTCAAATCTGAGATCACTGAGGGTCTCATTCAACAAGATTGGTTAAAAAATGTGGCTCTGAGAAGTGTTCCTCTTAGAACCTTTGGCACATCAGATCCGGCTCTAACGTCACTGGTACGCTACTTAATACATGACTCTTCGGGGTACGTTTCTGGCAACATTTTCATCGTTGATGCTGGTACTACCTTACCGGGTATCCcgattttttcttcactttga